One segment of Cutaneotrichosporon cavernicola HIS019 DNA, chromosome: 4 DNA contains the following:
- the AGP3 gene encoding uncharacterized protein (Amino acid permease) → MAHQPRFDPYEAGEHNPYDSHHPGYVEQPAYGYGSNSSDEKGHVVSELPVIGSDGGSDFSDIDPNSGVKRGLKTRHLSMMALAGIIGPGLLIGAGGALAKGGPASLIIGFGVIGLVAFSIMQSLGELTTLYPTGGAFTGLADRFTDKAMGAALGWNYFIIWFCVLANEYNVLTSIFSVWTTKVPQWGFFLIFWFAFLAFQLLGVESFGEAEFWLALIKLIGLFAYFIFSIVYIGGGVKGAPAIGASTWKDPGPFVNGFRGVATVFVFCSTFYAGVESIAVAATETKNPRRAVPIAIRQTFWRIIFVYMGSAIFYGLTCPSNSPGLIGASKAAVKSPMTIAIQNAGWEGGIHLVNAFIFVTCLSACNSSIYIGSRTLLYMGQNQKAPKFLGWTDRRGVPIPAILLTNACGALSMMNLSTGAGKAYSYIVNLSGVSTFLVWGSISFIHIRFGRAWAAQGYSRSELPFKSMLYPYNAYFGLAANIFLALIQGWTTLSPFNAGDFVDAYILLPLFAIIWIGYKLVFKTKFWRVDEMDLQSGRRRDVDDLQKPAVGSFDSGSRPSLWKRLWTNF, encoded by the exons ATGGCTCACCAACCACGATTCGACCCATATGAGGCCGGCGAACACAACCCGTACGACTCGCACCATCCCGGCTATGTCGAGCAGCCAGCGTACGGTTACGGCTCCAATTCCTCAGATGAAAAAGGACATGTCGTGAGCGAGCTGCCCGTCATTGGCAGCGACGGAGGCAGCGACTTTAGCGACATCGACCCCAATTCGGGTGTCAAGCGTGGCCTCAAGACACGCCACTTGTCCATGATGGCGCTCGCTGGCATCATCGGTCCTGGTCTGCTTATCGGCGCGGGTGGCGCACTAGCCAAGGGCGGACCGGCGTCGCTGATCATCGGCTTCGGCGTCATTGGCTTGGTCGCATTCAGTATCATGCAgtcgctcggcgagctcacgACCCTCTATCCCACCGGCGGCGCGTTCACGGGTCTCGCTGATCGCTTTACCGATAAGGCCATGGGCGCGGCACTGGGCTGGAACTACTTTATCATTTGGTTCTGCGTCCTTGCAAACGAGTACAACGTCCTCACTTCCATCTTCTCCGTCTGGACCACCAAGGTGCCTCAGTGGGGATTCTTCTTGATCTTCTGG ttcGCATTCCTCGCGTTCCAGCTCCTTGGTGTTGAGTCGttcggcgaggccgagttcTGGCTCGCTTTGATTAAGCTTATCGGGTTATTCGCCTACTTTATCTTCTCGATTGT TTATATTGGCGGCGGTGTCAAGGGTGCGCCTGCGATTGGTGCCTCGACCTGGAAGGACCCCGGGCCGTTCGTTAACGGCTTCCGCGGTGTCGCTACCGTCTTCGTCTTCTGTTCAACCTTTTATGCTGGCGTTGAGAGTATCGCCGTGGCCGCCACGGAGACCAAGAaccctcgccgcgcagTCCCTATCGCCATCCGGCAGACCTTCTGGCGCATCATCTTCGTGTACATGGGTTCTGCTAT CTTCTACGGCCTGACTTGCCCTTCTAACAGTCCGGGTCTGATCGGCGCCTCGAAGGCAGCGGTCAAGAGCCCTATGACGATCGCCATCCAGAACGCTGGATGGGAAGGAGGTATCCATCTCGTCAACGCGTTCATCTTCGTCACCTGTCTCAGCGCCTGCAACTCGTCGATCTACATCGgctcgcgcacgctccTGTACATGGGCCAGAACCAGAAGGCGCCCAAGTTCCTCGGGTGGACCGACCGCCGTGGCGTCCCAATCCCCGCCATCCTCCTAACGAACGCGTGTGGCGCCCTGAGCATGATGAATCTCTCCACCGGCGCTGGCAAGGCGTACTCGTACATTGTCAACTTGTCGGGCGTGTCGACGTTCCTGGTCTGGGGCTCGATCAGCTTCATTCACATTCGTTTCGGTCGCGCCTGGGCCGCGCAGGGCTACTCGCGCTCCGAGCTGCCCTTCAAGTCCATGCTGTACCCCTACAATGCGTACTTTGGACTCGCAGCAAACATtttcctcgccctcatccaAGGCTGGACGACGCTCTCTCCTTTTAACGCCGGCGACTTTGTCGACGCCTACAttctcctccctctctttGCTATCATTTGGATCGGCTACAAACTCGTGTTCAAGACCAAGTTTtggcgcgtcgacgagatggaccTCCAGTctggtcgccgccgcgacgtcgacgacctccagAAGCCGGCGGTTGGCAGTTTCGACTCTGGGTCGCGGCCAAGTCTCTGGAAGCGTCTGTGGACCAACTTCTAG
- a CDS encoding uncharacterized protein (GAL4-like Zn(II)2Cys6 (or C6 zinc) binuclear cluster DNA-binding domain), with the protein MSESSTRRSGTKEDPQKQSRRRISHISKACNGCRRRKMKCDGAQPSCAICKVYKEECVYNPEADGRRSTPKAYVSALEERVRVLEGMLSNAGLEAGAGDAKPEPPENETMPETAGLDRLKIDETTGELFEYGPTSLFKHVPEGSDDASPATTLHPSPMGVPPAVGAERPALLRPREVMIAELNCPELDDATHEKVLRLFFDYFNPQSFWVDERKFRRDMASSPVVEGSIIRARRTAHYSPLLHNVVLALGVAFLEIPVEVREQLGIAFSKRAKDLLEEEAETAMLSTVSGVLLLGSYHASVARHNLGFMYSGIGLRLVQALGLGTNCNYWVTNGSITEETKQSRYNMWYCAYILDKCWSTYVGRSAALPLAQHDIPVPAPDAEEDELIWHPIIHTPRSETFDPKVGQDALDLSDAIATANADPVKGWRSTTFVWMIKLSIVAERVLSTVYSINFNIRSSNVRHVVSELDVLLEKWLDSIPDELRLPTAGRSERIVPGHILSLHAFHCFILILLHRPWFANCAPTTLDSGPDGSVAKCERAAAKFMTILQTWRRCPGLRYSPVTLGQVAFSAGTVHLLSASHCASKQSRKFKACIENVQTCIAALREMGETLKCAAVSADTLQKLLDESYAPVLPKPAPAPAAPPSAGFDIAAMLQNPAFSDQLKQLGWAPPTAGGSGTGPALSTGTGGSSASTPSATMSGANANGNAIDWSLFGQLHPLNNMPMNPANQGAGEQGQNIYDVLYAGASETPFPAGNVWAWTGFGPST; encoded by the exons ATGTCGGAatcgtcgacgcgccgcaGTGGCACCAAGGAGGACCCGCAAAAACAGTCCCGCCGCCGAATCTCGCACATCTCCAAGGCCTGTAATGGATGTCGTAGAAG aaAAATGAAGTGCGATGGCGCACAACCATCTTGTG ccatCTGCAAAGTCTACAAGGAGGAGTGTGTATACAACCCCGAGGCGGATGGCcgccgctcgacgccgaaAGCGTACGTCTCGGCGCTCGAAGAGCGAGTGCGAGTTCTTGAAGGCATGCTCTCGAacgccggcctcgaggccggcgcggGCGATGCTAAGCCCGAGCCGCCAGAGAACGAGACTATGCCAGAGACAGCGGGCCTTGACCGTTTAAAG ATTGATGAGACGACCGGCGAGCTGTTCGAGTATGGTCCGACATCGCTGTTCAAGCACGTGCCCGAGGGAAGCGACGATGCGTCGCCCGCAACGACACTCCACCCGTCTCCGATGGGCGTGCCACCCGCTGTCGGGGCGGAGCGGCCTGCACTCTTGCGGCCTCGCGAGGTTATGATCGCGGAGCTCAACTGCCcggagctcgacgacgcgacgcaCGAGAAGGTCCTGCGCCTCTTCTTCGACTACTTCAACCCACAGAGCTTctgggtcgacgagcgcaagTTCCGACGCGACATGGCATCCTCACCTGTCGTCGAAGGGTCGATCATCCGGGCACGCCGCACAGCGCACTACTCGCCTCTGCTGCACAACGTTGTGCTCGCGCTGGGCGTTGCATTCCTCGAGATCCCAGTCGAGGTACGCGAGCAGTTAGGTATCGCTTTCAgcaagcgcgccaaggatctgcttgaggaggaggcggagacCGCGATGCTCTCGACTGTCTCCGGCGTGTTGCTCCTCGGGAGCTACCACGCTTCTGTCGCACGCCACAACCTCGGCTTTATGTACTCGGGCATCGGGTTGCGGCTCGTGCaggccctcggcctcgggaCCAACTGCAACTACTGGGTCACGAACGGTTCGATCACCGAGGAAACTAAGCAGTCGCGCTACAACATGTGGTACTGCGCCtacatcctcgacaagtGCTGGTCTACGTACGTCGGTCGTTCCGCCGCACTCCCTCTCGCCCAGCACGACATCCCCGTCCCGGCGCCTgatgcggaggaggacgagctcatctGGCACCCAATCATCCACACGCCGCGTTCCGAGACGTTCGACCCCAAGGTCGGGcaggacgcgctcgacctgtCGGACGCGATTGCGACGGCCAACGCGGACCCTGTGAAGGGCTGGCGTTCAACGACGTTCGTGTGGATGATCAAGCTCAGCATTGTCGCCGAGCGTGTGCTCAGCACCGTCTACTCGATCAACTTCAACATCCGCTCGAGCAACGTGAGGCACGTCGTGTCAGAACTTGA CGTCTTGTTAGAGAAATGGCTCGACTCGATTCCCGACGAACTCCGTCTGCCGACGGCCGGGCGCAGCGAGCGCATCGTTCCGGGCCACATCCTGAGCCTTCACGCGTTCCACTGCTTCATCCTTATCCTTCTCCACCGACCGTGGTTCGCAAACTGCGCGCCGACCACCCTCGACTCGGGCCCAGACGGCTCCGTGGCCAAGTGCGaacgcgcggcggccaagtTCATGACGATCTTACAGACGTGGCGCCGCTGCCCGGGACTGCGGTACTCGCCCGTCACTCTGGGCCAGGTCGCCTTTTCGGCTGGCACCGTGCACTTGTTGTCTGCGAGCCACTGTGCGTCCAAGCAGAGCCGCAAGTTCAAGGCGTGTATCGAGAACGTGCAGACTTGCATCGCCGCGCTGCGTGAGATGGGCGAGACGCTCAAATGTGCCGCCGTGAGCGCCGACACGCTCCAGAAACTTCTTGACGAGAGCTACGCGCCTGTACTTCCCAAGCCCGCGCCAGCCCCCGCGGCCCCTCCCAGCGCGGGCTTCGACATTGCCGCGATGCTCCAGAATCCGGCGTTTTCCGACCAGCTGAAGCAGTTGGGCTGGGCGCCGCCCACTGCCGGTGGGTCGGGCACTGGCCCCGCGCTGAGCACGGGCACGGGGGGAagctcggcatcgacgcCTTCGGCAACCATGAgcggcgccaacgccaacggAAACGCCATCGACTGGAGCTTGTTCGGCCAGCTCCATCCGCTGAACAACATGCCGATGAATCCCGCAAACCAGGGCGCTGGAGAACAGGGACAGAACATCTACGACGTGCTGTACGCCGGCGCATCAGAAACTCCCTTCCCTGCTGGCAATGTTTGGGCGTGGACTGGCTTTGGGCCCTCCACTTAA
- a CDS encoding uncharacterized protein (Phytanoyl-CoA dioxygenase (PhyH)) translates to MNPLAPLKRALLPSRLSVVATDNASRTLATASALPSIRERVAAAVTPELVETFQRDGAVCIRGLFTPAELEALKVGIDTNVSAPSDRAKVASRPEDPGWFFEDFCNWQTNPAYKSFIAGSAAPTAAAALMRARNVRLYHDHLLIKEPGTTQRTPWHQDQPYYNIEGADTVSMWIPVDPVPEEATLEFIAGSHKGPWLMPRTFMDKEAKWFPEGTLADLPDIEADRAAFPIRKWALEPGDMVCFHMLTLHASAGTTTRRRAFSIRFIGDDVTHAPRRWKTSPDFPGLSNELAEGVPMDHPMFPVVWTKDGGQVAGL, encoded by the coding sequence ATGAACCCCCTCGCTCCTCTCAAGCGCGCACTTCTCCCATCTCGTCTTTCGGTTGTGGCCACAGACAACGCCTCCCGCACGCTTGCAACGGCAtccgccctcccctccatccgtgagcgcgtcgccgcggccgtgACGCCCGAGCTAGTCGAGACGTTCCAGCGTGACGGGGCGGTCTGCATCCGCGGCCTCTTCACTCCTGCTGAACTCGAGGCTCTTAAGGTCGGCATTGACACAAACGTCTCTGCGCCCAGTGACCGGGCCAAggtcgcgtcgcgtccgGAGGACCCAGGATGGTTCTTCGAGGACTTCTGCAACTGGCAGACGAACCCCGCGTACAAGAGCTTCATAGCCGGTTCAGCAGCTCCcacggcagcggcagctcTAATGCGCGCTCGCAACGTCCGCCTGTATCACGACCACCTGCTCATCAAGGAGCCAGGCACGACGCAGCGCACGCCCTGGCACCAGGACCAGCCGTACTACAACATCGAGGGAGCGGACACGGTGTCTATGTGGATCCCTGTTGACCCCGTGCccgaggaggcgacgcTCGAGTTCATTGCCGGCAGCCACAAGGGTCCGTGGCTGATGCCCCGCACGTTTATGGACAAGGAAGCCAAGTGGTTCCCCGAGGGGACCCTTGCCGACTTGCCGGACATCGAGGCAGACCGTGCCGCGTTCCCGATCCGCAAGTGGGCTCTCGAGCCCGGAGACATGGTCTGCTTCCACATGCTCACGCTGCATGCGTCTGctgggacgacgacgcgccgccgcgcgttCTCCATCCGCTTCAttggcgacgacgtcacCCACGCTCCCCGTCGCTGGAAGACGTCGCCCGACTTCCCGGGCTTGAGTAACGAGCTGGCAGAGGGCGTGCCAATGGACCACCCGATGTTCCCCGTCGTGTGGACGAAGGACGGTGGACAGGTGGCCGGGCTTTAA
- a CDS encoding uncharacterized protein (Major Facilitator Superfamily) → MSEIKGDMSRTPSPDGGAKEAQVVPVVDIDDGFDPQFVKRTMRKVDWRLIPILIAMYTISLIDRTNLATARAANKVKMDREIGTGYGQRYTIITLTFFIPYIILEIPSQIGLRYFGVRNWLSAAVFLWGIIMICMGFAPNWNTLAGLRAVLGVFEAALFPGCAYLLSCWYPRRSMASRNVLFYTSSAVLGNFATILGYAFSLMNGTRGLSGWSWIFIWFGILTVIIAIIAYFALVDFPDRATFLSEEERHLVLTRIQRDRADSVHDPLTWTKIVKYSKDFKPWLFAWFFMSATVSSYALAYFLPVILADLGFTNVQSMVLNIPPNAWSVIPALVTGYIADKFRHMRAAVVIFSAICIIVGTAMYSQLGANQKVARYAGIFIAVQGGNCNVPLVLSWAQTSIRAQSKRAFMAAVVVCFGGLGGILASVAFNQNEAKKGYRSGVIFTMVINAVTVIGAAVLHFWMRNQNRRAERDSKVLEEDVNFRYQG, encoded by the exons ATGTCCGAGATCAAGGGTGATATGTCGCggacgccctcgcccgacggcggcgccaaggaggcgcaGGTCGTACCCGTCGTCGATATCGACGACGGCTTCGACCCACAGTTCGTCAAGCGCACCATGCGCAAGGTCGACTGGCgcctcatccccatcctTATTGCCATGTACACCATCTCGCTCATCGATCGCAccaacctcgccaccgcgcGTGCCGCCAACAAGGTCAAGATGGACCGCGAGATCGGCACCGGCTACGGCCAGCGCTACACCATCATCACGCTGACCTTCTTCATCCCT TATATCATCCTTGAGATTCCGTCCCAGATCGGCCTGCGATACTTTGGCGTGCGAAACTGGCTTTCGGCAGCCGTTTTCCTCTGGGGCATCATCATGATTTGCATGGGCTTCGCACCAAACTGGAACACTCTTGCAGGTCTTCGCGCAGTCCTCGGTGTTTTCGAGGCCGCCCTCTTTCCCGGTTGCGCGTACCTCCTCTCGTGCTGGTATCCCCGGCGCTCGATGGCTAGTCGCAACGTACTCTTCTACACGTCGTCAGCTGTGCTCGGCAACTTTGCCACCATCTTGGGTTACGCCTTCTCGCTGATGAACGGCACGCGCGGTCTGTCCGGCTGGTCGTGGATCTTCATCTGGTTCGGTATCCTCACGGTGAtcatcgccatcatcgCTTACTttgccctcgtcgactTCCCTGACCGCGCGACGTTCCTttccgaggaggagcgtcaCCTTGTCCTCACTCGTATCCAGCGTGACCGTGCCGACTCAGTACATGACCCCCTCACTTGGACCAAGATCGTCAAGTACTCAAAGG ACTTCAAGCCGTGGCTCTTCGCCTGGTTCTTCATGTCGGCCACCGTGTCGTCGTACGCCCTCGCCTACTTCCTCcccgtcatcctcgccgacctcggcttcACCAACGTCCAGTCCATGGTCCTCAACATCCCGCCTAATGCTTGGTCCGTCATCCCCGCCCTCGTTACCGGCTACATTGCCGACAAGTTCCGCCACATGCgtgccgccgtcgtcatctTCAGCGCCATCTGCATCATCGTCGGCACCGCCATGTActcgcagctcggcgccaaccAGAAGGTAGCGCGCTACGCCGGCATCTTCATTGCCGTCCAGGGCGGCAACTGCAACGTACCTCTCGTGCTCTCGTGGGCCCAGACGTCGATCCGTGCCCAGTCCAAGCGCGCTTTCAtggccgccgtcgtcgtctgcttcggcggccttggcggcatCCTCGCCTCTGTTGCCTTCAACCAGAatgaggccaagaagggctACCGCTCGGGTGTCATCTTCACCATGGTCATCAACGCTGTCACTGTCATCGGCGCTGCCGTCCTCCACTTCTGGATGCGCAACCAGAACCGCCGTGCCGAGCGTGACAgcaaggtcctcgaggaggacgtcaaCTTCCGTTACCAGGGTTAG
- a CDS encoding uncharacterized protein (Phytanoyl-CoA dioxygenase (PhyH)) has translation MVRCHPYELEDLCIDAKAPQAEINALIAKMGAVVLKGLLSKEEVDQMNKDFKPHLDALGPAGNKEQWDGSFFPNTSKKVPGLLAKSETYVNSMLLNPVLNGLADHALTRRTKTTMSSPERHWSTCKPQLNVTALLEVNPGGKAQELHRDDAIYHDKIKGSDVWDPRQEKSILALAALTKVTPENGGTLIVPGSHIRSDDLPAPTYEDALHVSAEPGDCVVILCSVYHGGGANSMEVGTPNSVRCMALCGFSCGYLKQEENQYLQLPIEAVKRLPIEAQRLAGWDMSLPYLGYVNWEHPLLTLGHDRAIVPQLDDLFYDKVQEAPQPTALTA, from the coding sequence ATGGTTCGCTGCCACCCTtacgagctcgaggacctctgcatcgacgccaaggcgcCGCAGGCCGAGATCAACGCCCTCATCGCCAAGATGGGtgccgtcgtcctcaaggGTCTCCTCAGtaaggaggaggtcgaccaGATGAACAAGGACTTCAAGCcccacctcgacgcgctcggtCCCGCGGGCAACAAGGAGCAGTGGGACGGCTCGTTCTTCCCCAACACGTCCAAGAAGGTCCCAggtctcctcgccaagtCGGAGACGTACGTGAACTCGATGCTCCTGAACCCCGTGCTCAACGGGTTGGCCGACCACGCACTCACGCGCCGCACCAAGACAACCATGTCGTCGCCCGAGCGCCACTGGTCCACTTGCAAGCCCCAGCTCAACGtcaccgccctcctcgaggtcaaccCCGGTGGCAAGGCGCAGGAGCTGCaccgcgacgacgcgatcTACCACGACAAGATCAAGGGTTCGGACGTCTGGGACCCACGCCAGGAGAAGagcatcctcgccctcgctgcccTCACCAAGGTCACCCCTGAGAACGGTGGTACCCTCATTGTGCCCGGCTCCCACATCCGCTCCGACGACCTCCCCGCCCCGACTtacgaggacgcgctccaCGTCTCTGCCGAACCCGGAGATTGTGTTGTCATCCTCTGCAGCGTGTACCACGGCGGTGGCGCCAACTCGATGGAGGTCGGCACCCCCAACTCGGTCCGCTGCATGGCCCTCTGCGGCTTCTCGTGCGGATACCTCaagcaggaggagaacCAGTACCTCCAGCTCCCGATTGAGGCTGTCAAGCGCCTCCCAATTGAGGCGCAACGCCTGGCCGGCTGGGACATGTCTCTCCCATACCTCGGCTACGTCAACTGGGAGCACCCACTGCTCACGCTTGGCCACGACAGGGCCATCGTGCCTCAGCTCGACGACTTGTTCTACGACAAGGTCCAGGAGGCGCCGCAGCCCACGGCTCTCACCGCATAG
- a CDS encoding uncharacterized protein (Amino acid permease), whose protein sequence is MVVEHTKEIDHTPAQSQHSKEDGNVTVIECEADLAGDEGLHELGYKAELHRTRGFREVFAMSLTCMAVPYGYGTALYTGIIGGGPATLIWGSVIVTILQWTVAFSLGELASRWPTSAGAYYWTFQLAPKRFRTIFSYINGWMLLTALLLTTTSVAFGMGQHIIGTIQIVRPDWAPASWVYNLVAYALIAVASVPLLMPPRFLTILEQTNVVMIWVYKLAHIIVLSVRAKAGRRSAKYAFTHYDPSFSGWGQVWTFFIGFLPAAYANAAPGFVVAMIEETHNPEINVPRAMSYTMMPASLILAWGFLLPLTFTMPPSEVLLEAPGGIILPYAYKLIVGNDAGAILLMVGMLYMGFNCLVGINTTASRQLWSFSRDHAVPGSAVWSRVNKSGNVPYAVALCLLVQCLLCLINLGSSVAFNSFVSTAVNAFAASYMLPVLLSVLEKRRSIAGAPFTRHVVGWICNISVIIWVPLALVIFSMPIALPVTPDTMNYASVVFAGFITIAAVWYVVYARRVYEGPPESMGM, encoded by the exons ATGGTCGTCGAACATACCAAAGAGATTGACCACACACCAGCCCAGAGCCAGCACTCGAAGGAGGATGGCAACGTCACTGTCATCGAGTGCGAGGCTGATCTCGCCGGCGATGAGGGCCTCCATGAGCTCGGATACAAGGCCGAACTGCATCGTACCCGCGGTTTCAGAGAGGTTTTCGCAATGAGCCTCACCT GCATGGCTGTTCCTTATGG ATACGGCACTGCTCTTTATACCGGCATCATCGGTGGTGGGCCAGCTACCCTCATCTGGGGTTCTGTTATCGTCACCATCCTCCAGTGGACAGTCGCCTTCAGCCTCGGCGAACTCGCATCACGCTGGCCCACCTCGGCCGGTGCATATTACTGGACTTTCCAATTGGCGCCGAAGCGCTTCCGTACCATTTTTTCCTACATCAACGGCTGGATG CTCCTGACGGCGCTCCTCCTGACTACCACGTCGGTTGCTTTCGGCATGGGCCAGCACATTATCGGCACCATCCAAATCGTCAGGCCTGACTGGGCGCCCGCAAGCTGGGTCTACAATCTAGTCGCGTACGCACTCATCGCCGTGGCGTCAGTGCCTCTTCTGATG ccacCACGTTTCCTCACCATCCTTGAACAGACCAACGTGGTCATGATCTGGGTGTACAAGCTCGCTCACATCATCGTTCTTTCTGTCCGCGCAAAGGCCGGACGCCGCTCTGCCAAGTACGCGTTCACGCACTACGACCCCAGCTTCTCTGGATGGGGTCAGGTTTGGACGTTCTTCATCGGCTTCCTCCCAGCCGCCTACGCCAACGCCGCTCCCGGCTTCGTTGTCGCGATGATCGAAGAGACGCACAATCCTGAGATCAATGTCCCCCGCGCCATGTCGTACACCATGATGCCCGcctccctcatcctcgcatGGGGattcctcctcccgctcaCCTTCACGATGCCCCCCAGCGAGGTACTCCTCGAGGCCC CCGGTGGTATCATCCTCCCATACGCATACAAGCTCATTGTGGGCAATGACGCTGGTGCGATCCTCCTCATGGTCGGCATGCTGTATATGGGCTTCAACTGTCTCGTCGGCATCAACACCACCGCATCGCGTCAGCTCTGGTCCTTCTCCCGCGACCACGCTGTGCCCGGATCCGCTGTGTGGTCTCGCGTGAACAAGAGCGGCAACGTGCCTTACGCTGTTGCACTGTGTCTCTTGGTTCAGTGCCTCCTCTGCCTCATCAACCTGGGAAGCTCGGTCGCGTTCAACTCATTCGTCAGCACGGCCGTAAATGCTTTTGCTGCGTCATACATGCTCCCAGTGCTCCTCAGCGTGCTCGAGAAGCGCCGCAGCATCGCTGGCGCCCCATTCACCCGCCACGTCGTCGGGTGGATCTGCAACATCTCAGTAATCATTTGGGTCCCCCTCGCCCTGGTCATCTTCAGCATGCCCATCGCGCTGCCAGTCACGCCCGATACCATGAACTACGCCAGTGTCGTGTTTGCGGGCTTCATCACCATCGCTGCCGTATGGTACGTCGTCTACGCGCGGCGCGTGTACGAGGGTCCGCCCGAGAGCATGGGGATGTAA
- a CDS encoding uncharacterized protein (Major Facilitator Superfamily), producing MLKDSSSTLQDMTDAAPYFEKGRDDGRDDDESTLPALSILPDTKTLASTDPDQPVTPRTPDIGPPPDGGREAWLCAYAGGFVTFCLMGFVCSFGQLQEYYLHHQLANYSKSTVAWIGSVQSCLVFFPSVIWGRVFDAYGATPLVRVGSSLAVAAVIGMAFCNDYYQFFLAHFLFGFASGIIWPTVTAIGGHWFSTKRGAAIGVIVGGSGLGSIVFPIMLKHLLQIVSFRDSLLIVAGLSAVLMAPSWVLVKSRLPKRKPVPLRRLAQPWSDVRFTFFAIGCAMYMFNWMSPLFNAPIIATANRVSKPVYDYAIAIMSAGSFLGRTLSGIMADKWGVWNVFGTTSFATVIVILAFYVACPIPEGALIVGYVLYGWISGAWLTLVSAVIATISPVEEVGMRIGIAWSVCGPTMIAGPPICGALIQAAGGLRFTYAAIFCAVTFTLASVLSIGPRMLEVTSHHYHKWRNTPEPPSPAPEDLV from the exons ATGCTGAAagactcgtcctcgacactGCAGGACATgaccgacgccgcgccatACTTTGAGAAGGGCCGTGACGACGGCcgcgatgacgacgagagcaCTCTGCCCGCGCTCTCGATCTTGCCAGATACCAAGACTCTCGCCTCGACTGATCCCGACCAACCCGTCACACCACGCACACCGGACATCGGACCACCTCCCGATGGCGGACGCGAAGCGTGGCTCTGCGCCTACGCGGGCGGGTTCGTCACCTTCTGCCTCATGGGCTTTG TCTGTTCTTTCGGACAGCTGCAGGAGTAttacctccaccaccagtTGGCCAACTACTCCAAGTCGACCGTAGCGTGGATCGGAAGCGTGCAGAGCTGTCTCGTCTTCTTTCCCTCGGTGATCTGGGGTCGCGTGTTTGACGCGTATggcgcgacgccgctcGTGCGCGTGGGCTCGAGCCTCGCTGTTGCCGCGGTCATCGGCATGGCCTTCTGCAACGACTATTACCAGTtcttcctcgcccactTCCTCTTCGGCTTTGCGAGCGGTATCATCTGGCCCACCGTCACCGCTATCGGTGGACACTGGTTCTCGACCAAGCGCGGTGCGGCCATCGGTGTCATTGTTGGCGGGAGTGGTCTCGGATCCATCGTCTTCCCAATCATGCTCAAACATCTCCTCCAGATCGTAAGCTTCCGCGACTCGCTTCTCATCGTCGCGGGCCTTAGCGCGGTCCTCATGGCACCGTCGTGGGTGCTTGTTAAGAGCCGCCTGCCAAAACGTAAGCCCGTACCGTTGCGgcgcctcgcccagccTTGGAGCGATGTGCGGTTCACCTTCTTCGCCATCGGGTGCGCAATGTACATGTTCAACTGGATGAGTCCACTGTTCAACGCGCCCATCATCGCAACAGCAAACCGCGTCAGCAAGCCCGTATACGACTATGCCATTGCGATCATGAGCGCCGGCTCGTTCCTCGGACGAACGCTGTCCGGGATCATGGCCGACAAATGGGGCGTGTGGAACGTGTTCGGCACGACGTCATTCGCGACCGTCATTGTCATCCTTGCATTCTACGTCGCGTGCCCCATCCCAGAAGGAGCCCTCATCGTCGGATATGTCCTGTACGGATGGATCTCGGGGGCGTGGCTCACCCTGGTTTCGGCTGTGATTGCAACAATCTCGccagtcgaggaggtcggcatGCGTATCGGTATCGCATGGAGTGTTTGTGGACCAACCATGATTGCAGGGCCACCAATCTGCGGCGCCCTCATCCAAGCAGCCGGCGGACTGAGGTTCACTTACGCGGCCATCTTCTGCGCCGTCACATTCACCCTCGCCTCGGTCCTATCCATCGGACCACGTATGCTCGAAGTCACATCCCACCACTACCACAAGTGGCGCAACACACCCGAACCCCCTTCTCCAGCACCCGAGGACCTCGTTTAA